From Haliotis asinina isolate JCU_RB_2024 chromosome 8, JCU_Hal_asi_v2, whole genome shotgun sequence, a single genomic window includes:
- the LOC137294497 gene encoding N-acetylgalactosaminyltransferase 7-like, whose amino-acid sequence MLLWFWRRGRLKVAVFTCLVIAICLISSGNKDLNDLEKEKLSAKETLVQNQAKGRDHDQQQDLPNEKKDVPRVDNSAAVLKKGELGNYEPTIKEVRSGPGENGAGVYLKTPDEESIKKYGCDMSVSDKISLDRSIPDTRDTECRFWHYPTSLPSASVVVVFYNEGNSTLLRTVHSIINRSPPSLLKEVVLVDDASTFDHLKTPLESYIRRFNGLVKLYRNKERLGLIGARMRGAREATADVFVVLDSHCECNVNWLPPLLQRIALNRKTLAVPTVDYIKYYNLLYFPLPSLGQQKGVFDWGFNYKQIPLTAEEKARKKYPTEPHKSPTHAGGLFAMNREYFHEIGGYDTNLLVWGGENFQLSFKVWMCGGQIEWVPCSRVGHVYHPYMPYSVNIVATDKIKIPVIRHNYIRVAEAWMDEYKENFYIREPDLRSYHVDVSDQWELRRNLRCKSFKWYIENVAPDMLMYFPQLLPNIQWGMIRLKGTNSCLWKDNRNAKIATCDGRPDEIFRRNTKGQIALGEVCISAKVHAPFRLKFTRCAGPDNEPWNWIEDTNQIKHTEKDLCMMGSSTSGDVVLATCDETSMDQKWTVEAHYSWKKNT is encoded by the exons ATGTTGCTATGGTTCTGGAGAAGAGGTCGCCTAAAGGTTGCCGTTTTTACCTGTCTTGTAATAGCTATATGCCTCATATCAAGTGGGAACAAGGATTTAAACGACCTTGAAAAAGAAAAG CTTTCGGCGAAAGAAACACTTGTACAAAACCAGGCAAAAGGACGGGATCACGACCAACAGCAGGATTTGCCCAATGAAAAGAAGGATGTTCCAAGGGTAGACAACTCTGCGGCTGTGCTTAAGAAGGGAGAACTTGGAAATTATGAACCAACTATCAAAGAAGTGCGCTCTGGACCAG GCGAAAATGGAGCAGGGGTCTATTTGAAAACACCTGACGAAGAGTCCATTAAAAAGTACGGATGTGACATGAGTGTGAGCGACAAGATCTCACTGGACCGATCCATCCCTGACACAAGAGATACAGA GTGCAGGTTTTGGCACTATCCCACCAGTCTTCCGAGTGCCTCTGTGGTGGTCGTATTCTACAATGAAGGCAACAGCACTCTTCTGAGGACTGTCCACAGCATCATCAACCGCTCCCCGCCATCCCTCTTGAAGGAGGTGGTCCTTGTGGACGACGCCAGCACCTTTG ATCACCTGAAAACTCCACTGGAATCCTATATTCGGCGTTTCAATGGCTTGGTCAAGTTGTACCGGAACAAAGAGAGGCTTGGGCTCATTGGTGCCCGCATGAGAGGAGCAAGGGAGGCAACCGCAGATGTCTTTGTTGTACTGGACTCACACTGTGAATGTAACGTGAAttggttacctcccttgttaCAAAGAATAGCTCTCAACAG GAAAACCTTAGCTGTGCCAACTGTCGACTACATCAAATATTACAACTTGCTTTACTTCCCGTTGCCGTCACTCGGGCAACAAAAGGGCGTGTTTGATTGGGGCTTTAACTACAAGCAGATACCACTAACAGCTGAAGAGAAAGCCAGAAAGAAGTACCCAACGGAACCTCATAA GTCTCCAACGCATGCAGGAGGACTTTTTGCAATGAACCGCGAGTACTTCCATGAAATTGGCGGGTATGATACCAATTTGCTAGTTTGGGGTGGTGAAAACTTCCAGCTGTCTTTCAAG GTATGGATGTGTGGAGGTCAGATAGAGTGGGTACCTTGCTCCAGAGTGGGGCATGTCTACCATCCTTACATGCCGTACAGCGTCAACATCGTCGCCACCGACAAAATCAAAATACCCGTCATACGTCAT AACTATATTCGAGTGGCGGAGGCTTGGATGGATGAATATAAAGAAAACTTTTATATCAGGGAACCTGACTTACGAAGTTATCACGTGGACGTGTCCGACCAATGGGAGCTAAGACGGAATCTCCGCTGTAAAAGTTTCAAGTGGTACATTGAGAATGTCGCCCCTGACATGTTGATGTACTTCCCACAGCTCCTACCAAACATACAGTGGGGCATG ATACGTCTGAAAGGCACAAACAGTTGTCTGTGGAAAGATAACAGAAATGCAAAGATAGCAACATGTGATGGTCGGCCTGATGAG ATATTTCGTCGGAATACAAAAGGACAAATAGCTCTTGGCGAAGTTTGCATATCGGCGAAAGTACACGCGCCTTTTAGACTGAAGTTCACGCGTTGTGCAGGCCCTGATAATGAACCATGGAACTGGATTGAG GACACAAATCAAATAAAACATACGGAGAAAGATCTTTGCATGATGGGGTCATCTACGTCTGGAGATGTTGTTTTGGCGACATGTGATGAAACCAGTATggaccagaaatggacagttgAGGCACACTATTCTTGGAAGAAgaacacatga
- the LOC137294077 gene encoding N-acetylgalactosaminyltransferase 7-like, with the protein MRRRPRRLSKLLTICITGALVLFFGPFYFQVPSPQTQDVDRRVLHERYQKNKVLGPCDEEVKLCGKDSIKEGGEERDAGGDKGGSIDSRPLAVFKDGLIGNYEIFDPANRTGPGEYGEPVITTEEEKIKAEMSAREFGFNLVNSDKISLDRALPDIRLKECRYWHYPENLPTTSVIIVFHNEGWSTLLRTVHSVINTSPTRLLKEVILVDDDSDKEHLKQQLDLYVKRFEGLVKLYRNDEREGLIRSRTKGALLATGDVILFLDAHCECNKNWLPPLLTRIAYDRTIMAVPIIDGIDWTKYTYRSNYYGVHYRGIFEWSLFYKESLLPGQEEGRRNYKSEPYRSPTHAGGLFAIDRKYFFELGAYDPGLEIWGGENFELSFKIWQCGGSIEWVPCSRIGHIYRQYAVDRKIRPSYKIPITKMNYMRVVEVWFDEEHKEHFYNLEPWLRGTPLKNLQPQLEFRRKHNCKSFKWFMDNVAYELLEKFPPPPQNVEWGQIRPWYSDQCWTEVKEGKLMLIPCGSRPYNEAQFYRLDVHGRLTQGERCLLRTKDNAYPQISRCPENPKGSWQYIKETQQIRNNVIHMCVQFNERTNFLFFGKCDINSNDQKWIFKQIYMWM; encoded by the exons ATGAGGCGTAGACCTAGAAGATTAAGCAAATTATTAACAATATGTATTACAGGAGctcttgttttattttttggaCCTTTTTACTTCCAAGTCCCGAGTCCACAAACGCAGGACGTAGATCGCCGAGTGTTGCACGAGCGATATCAG AAAAATAAAGTCCTAGGGCCATGTGACGAGGAAGTTAAGTTGTGTGGCAAAGACAGTATAAAGGAGGGTGGCGAAGAGAGGGATGCAGGTGGAGATAAGGGGGGAAGCATCGACTCAAGACCACTGGCTGTGTTCAAAGATGGCCTTATCGGCAACTATGAAATATTCGACCCTGCCAACCGCACTGGTCCAG GCGAATACGGGGAGCCGGTGATCACCACAGAGGAGGAGAAGATAAAGGCTGAGATGTCGGCCAGAGAGTTTGGGTTTAACCTGGTCAATAGTGATAAAATATCCTTGGACAGAGCACTACCAGACATCCGCCTGAAAGA ATGCAGATACTGGCACTATCCTGAGAACCTTCCCACAACCAGCGTCATCATCGTCTTTCACAACGAGGGATGGTCCACCCTGCTCCGCACCGTCCACAGCGTCATCAACACCTCACCCACCCGGCTTCTGAAGGAAGTGATACTAGTCGACGACGACAGTGACAAAG AGCACCTGAAGCAGCAGCTGGACCTGTACGTGAAGCGGTTTGAGGGCCTGGTGAAGCTGTACCGGAACGACGAGAGGGAAGGCCTGATCAGGAGCAGGACCAAGGGGGCGCTGCTAGCTACTGGTGACGTCATACTCTTCCTCGACGCTCACTGCGAGTGCAACAAGAACTGGCTACCTCCTTTATTAACAAGGATAGCCTATGACCG AACAATCATGGCTGTTCCTATAATCGATGGCATTGACTGGACTAAGTACACGTACAGATCTAATTACTACGGCGTTCACTACCGAGGTATATTCGAGTGGTCATTGTTCTACAAGGAAAGCCTCTTACCTGGTCAAGAAGAAGGACGAAGAAACTACAAGAGCGAACCTTACAG ATCTCCTACACATGCCGGGGGCCTCTTTGCCATTGACCGGAAGTACTTCTTTGAATTAGGTGCCTACGATCCTGGTCTTGAAATCTGGGGCGGGGAGAACTTTGAACTCTCCTTCAAG ATCTGGCAGTGTGGAGGCAGTATCGAGTGGGTGCCGTGTTCCAGGATAGGGCACATTTATAGACAATACGCAGTCGACAGAAAGATTCGACCGTCGTACAAGATCCCTATTACCAAAATG AACTATATGCGTGTGGTGGAAGTGTGGTTTGACGAGGAACACAAGGAACACTTCTATAATCTGGAACCATGGTTACGAGGGACGCCGTTGAAGAATCTACAGCCGCAGTTGGAGTTCCGGCGCAAACACAACTGCAAAAGTTTCAAGTGGTTCATGGACAACGTGGCTTATGAACTTCTTGAAAAGTTTCCACCTCCTCCACAAAATGTCGAATGGGGACAG ATTCGACCATGGTATTCAGACCAGTGTTGGACAGAAGTCAAAGAAGGGAAGTTAATGCTGATACCGTGTGGGTCTCGACCATATAATGAAGCACAG TTTTACCGACTAGACGTGCACGGTAGACTGACCCAAGGGGAGAGATGCTTGCTGCGTACAAAGGATAATGCATACCCTCAGATATCCCGATGCCCCGAAAATCCCAAAGGATCCTGGCAATATATTAAG GAAACACAACAAATCAGAAACAACGTGATACATATGTGTGTCCAGTTTAATGAAAGGACAAATTTTCTGTTCTTCGGGAAATGCGATATCAATTCTAATGATCAGAAATGGATCTTCAAGCAGATATACATGTGGATGTGA
- the LOC137294434 gene encoding lipoxygenase homology domain-containing protein 1-like, which translates to MASEIWKRKPQYMMVREGSSDDLHATWAGPINTKLYGDGLQNLCRNTSNNMRRIKSSMMRLDPCLDYGSENWHRDSRPASAQTYQATAPDREKVSWHDPGVMFASFGSMQSLASLSASSVASENVTFTAQHNFCYLCSTLEEHQRHLLHSRPARRPLKPRRPHINYVAPPPQVKVKVEEPTAPAEILYRIVVVTGTRANAGTSANVHISLHGKDDTARTQLKKGRGSSMFCFMRGTTETFFYKGPRVGNLTYITIEHDGLEKKHAWFLEHIVVTNMLTDQSWMFVCNNWLSLHHADFRIKRDIQASLKEKVERELEITVITGHKKMAGTDAKVYLTLYGKSGSSPKLHLPDDKNKKRFERNSEDHFKFRIKDIGEIKRIRIEHDGSGLAAGWNLQKVIIHDINDPSFSAHFNYGGWIASDVGDGKLWRELRAQTKQDKEIHKGQNTRYHVTVRTGDVKYAGTDANVFIQFVGPKGTTRKIQMDDAKDNFERGMMEEFDLRGIDVGPLTRIVVSHDNTGPGAGWFLEDVTVKRYLTKAEKIERLKRMKKFHKDSPERRRKRYAERMNKEDRKKTDSDNSQSESESDTSDEEKKSRKRDRSRTKDYAEEVFDRDGKILRIPEYERYYFVCHKWLAKDEGDGMTSRELTVDSKETVFKERDD; encoded by the exons ATGGCGTCAGAGATATGGAAGAGAAAGCCTCAGTACATGATGGTGCGTGAAGGATCGAGCGATGATCTCCACGCGACATGGGCTGGGCCGATCAACACTAAACTCTACGGTGACGGGTTGCAAAACCTGTGTCGAAACACATCAAACAATATGAGGAGGATTAAATCTTCTATGATGAGATTGGACCCATGTCTAGATTACGGAAGTGAAAACTGGCACAGAGACAGTAGACCAGCTTCAG CTCAGACATATCAAGCCACAGCACCTGACAGGGAGAAAGTGTCCTGGCACGATCCAGGCGTCATGTTTGCTTCATTTGGTTCTATGCAGTCACTTGCTTCCCTGTCAGCAAGCAGCGTGGCCAGCGAGAATGTCACTTTCACAG CTCAACATAATTTCTGCTACCTGTGTTCCACTTTGGAAGAACATCAAAGACATCTCCTTCATTCT AGACCAGCAAGAAGACCTTTGAAACCTCGGAGGCCACATATCAACTATGTTGCCCCACCACCTCAAGTCAAGGTGAAGGTTGAAGAGCCAACAGCGCCAGCAGAGATTCTATACCGCATTGTCGTGGTAACCGGCACAAGGGCAAATGCAGGAACTAGTGCAAAT GTGCATATAAGTTTACATGGAAAAGATGACACAGCGCGCACACAGTTGAAAAAAGGTCGAGGGTcttcaatgttttgttttatgagGGGCACTACAGAGACATTTTTCTACAAAGGTCCACGAGTTGGAAATCTCACCTACATAACAATCGAG CATGACGGCCTAGAGAAGAAACATGCATGGTTCCTGGAACACATAGTGGTCACCAACATGCTGACTGACCAGTCATGGATGTTTGTGTGCAACAACTGGCTGTCCCTACACCACGCAGACTTCCGGATTAAGAGAGACATTCAGGCGTCACTTAAGGAGAAGGTAGAGCGAG AACTGGAGATAACTGTGATAACTGGACACAAGAAGATGGCAGGAACGGATGCCAAGGTGTATTTGACGCTGTATGGCAAGTCCGGTTCGAGTCCCAAGTTGCACCTCCCAGACGACAAGAACAAGAAACGCTTTGAGAGGAACAGTGAAGACCATTTCAAGTTCAGGATCAAAGATATTGGAGAAATTAAAAGAATCAG AATTGAGCATGATGGATCTGGCCTGGCAGCAGGATGGAACCTACAGAAG GTCATCATCCATGATATCAATGATCCAAGTTTCTCTGCCCACTTCAACTATGGAGGCTGGATAGCAAGCGACGTCGGTGATGGCAAGCTATGGCGTGAACTTCGTGCTCAGACAAAACAAGACAAGGAAATCCACAAAG GCCAGAATACTCGGTACCATGTGACTGTGAGGACCGGAGATGTCAAGTATGCTGGCACGGATGCAAATGTGTTCATCCAGTTTGTAGGACCGAAAGGAACAACACGTAAAATACAGATGGATGATGCTAAAGACAACTTTGAGAGGGGCATGATGGAGGAGTTTGAT CTGCGAGGAATTGATGTTGGTCCACTAACTCGGATCGTCGTAAGTCATGACAACACGGGACCTGGTGCAGGATGGTTCCTGGAAGAT GTGACAGTCAAGAGATATTTGACCAAGGCAGAGAAGATAGAGAGGCTCAAACGGATGAAGAAGTTTCACAAAGACAGCCCCGAGCGACGGAGGAAGAGGTATGCAGAGAGGATGAACAAAGAAGACAGAAAGAAAACAGACAGTGACAACTCACAGTCTGAATCTGAATCAGACACTTCAGATGAGGAGAAAAAGTCCAGGAAGAGAGACAGGTCCCGAACCAAAGACTATGCAGAAGAAGTGTTCGATCGGGATGGCAAGATACTGCGGATTCCAGAATATGAGAGATATTACTTTGTGTGTCATAAATGGCTAGCCAAAGATGAAGGTGACGGTATGACAAGTAGGGAACTGACTGTTGACAGTAAAGAGACAGTGTTTAAAGAGCGTGATGACTGA